The genomic stretch CCGGCACCACGCGCGACCCGGTCGACGAGCAGGTCGAGATCGCCGGGAAGGTGTGGCGCTTCGTTGACACCGCGGGCATCCGCCGCCGCGTGCACCTACAGCAGGGCGCCGACTTTTACGCGTCGCTGCGCACCTCCACCGCGCTCGAGAAGGCTGAGGTCGCCGTCGTCGTCCTCGACGTCTCGCAGCCGATCTCGGAGCAGGACGTGCGCATCATCGACCTGGTGCTGGAGTCGGGTCGTGCGCTCGTGCTTGCCTTCAACAAGTGGGACCTCCTCGACGACGAGCGCCGCCGCTACCTGGAGCGCGAGATCGAGACGGATCTGGCGCATGTGGCCTGGGCGCCCCGCGTGAACATCTCGGCCCGCACCGGCCGCCACCTCGAGAAGCTCGTACCGGCGCTCGAACTCGCCCTCGAATCCTGGGACACCCGCATTCCGACCGGCAAGTTCAACGCCTTCCTCGCCGAGCTGACCGCGGCACACCCACACCCCCTGCGCGGGGGAAAGCAGCCGCGCGTGCTCTTCGGCACCCAGGCCTCGTCGCGCCCGCCGACATTCGTGCTCTTCACCACCGGCTTCCTCGATCCGGGCTACCGCCGCTACATCGCGCGCCGCCTGCGCGAGATCTACGGCTTCCAGGGGTCGCCGGTGAACGTCAACATGCGGGTGCGGGAGAAGCGCGCGCGCTGATCGCTGCTGTCACGAGTCCGGTCCGCGGGGGTCCTCCTGCGGGCCGGACTCGTCTGCGCAGAGCGACGGCGCTCAGTGACTGGTCGCGAAGGGCCACCACGGCGGGAGGAGTTGACGGTACGCGCCGAGGTACACGTCGGGGTCGCGCGGGGCGGGCAAGCGGAGCCACTGCTCCATCAGGCCGACCGAGCCGGCGGCCAGGAACGAGGCAGTCGCGTTCTCGAGGAATCCGAGCGGGGTGTTCACGGCAGGGACGTCGAGGACGCCAGTGTCCAGGGTCGCCGAGACGGCGGTGCGAAAGTGGTCGGCGAGCATCGCGCGCAGTCCGGAGTCGCCGCTGGGCGCGTCGAAGGCCCGCAGGTAGAGGTCGCAGTGGCCGTCGAGGTGCCGGAGGACGCAGGCGGTGGCCTCGCGGATGCTCGCGTCGGTCGCGGCGCCGCTGCGGAGCTGCTGAAGGTAACCCTCGCGGATCAGGTCGAGTTCGTCCCGCAGGGCCGCGCAGAGCAGTTCTGCGGCGGAGGACGCGTGGGCGTAGAAGGTGGAGCGGTTCACGCCCGCGAGACCGGTGATCTCGGAGACGGTCAGTGTGGCGACGTCGCGGCCGGTCGCGAGTGCAATGATCGCCCGATGCAGGGCCACCTGTGATCGCTTCTGCCGCGCATCCACTGCTGACGCCTCCCGAGTTGTCGGCGGCGCATCGGCCGGTGCCG from Rathayibacter rathayi encodes the following:
- a CDS encoding TetR/AcrR family transcriptional regulator encodes the protein MALHRAIIALATGRDVATLTVSEITGLAGVNRSTFYAHASSAAELLCAALRDELDLIREGYLQQLRSGAATDASIREATACVLRHLDGHCDLYLRAFDAPSGDSGLRAMLADHFRTAVSATLDTGVLDVPAVNTPLGFLENATASFLAAGSVGLMEQWLRLPAPRDPDVYLGAYRQLLPPWWPFATSH